The DNA sequence CGAACTGCTTGCTTCCGAAGTCACCGGAAGCTGCCCAGGGGGCGCCACGGGATCGATGACCCTCACCTTCGACCAGGCCGATTCCATCTATGTGTATGGACCGAACGGATCTGTGTGGGCGCCCAGTGTGAACCCCTTTTCCCTTGGCAATCTTTCGCCAGGAGCGTACACCATCGATGTATTCGCCTCTCCAAGCGTGAACAACCCGCCGGGAAGTGCGAGCACCAGCTGCCATAGTGTGTTCCAGGTCACCATACCGGTGAGCAACGACCCCTGCGGCAGCATCAGTGGCACGCTGTACGCCGACCTGGACACGGATTGCGATCAGGGCGGCGCCGATCCCGGCATGCCATGGCGCGTGCTTACCATACAGCCAGGCGATCACCATGTGCTGAGCAACGGCAGCGGTGCATTCTACACGGAACTTTTCTATGGCGACTACGCGCTGAACACCACCCAGGCCGGCTACGCGCTGGTATGCCCTGGTCTGCCGGCCCCCTTCACGCTCGATGCCGGTTCACCCGCGGCCACGGTCGACATCGCCCAGGAGCCCCTCTTCGGGCCGGATGCCCGCGCCTTCCTGGCCATGGGCATCCACCGGCCGGGCTTTGAAGTGGACTACCACGTGAGCGCGACAAATGAAGGTCCCTTCAACTTCCCAGGCGCATCGCTCGACCTCTTCTTCGATCCCCTGCTTTCGATCGTGGACAACGGCGGTGGGTCGCTAGTGGGGGCAGGGCAGCTGCGGTGGGTATTGGGCGATCTGGCGCCATACAGTAGTGCCTCGTTCACCGTCACCCTTGCCGTACCGCCCAATGCCGCGCTCATCGGCACACAAGTGACCGGTACCGCCACATTGGACCTGGCGGCGCCTGACAGCGACCCGGACAACGACAGCTACACGGTCACCGCCACCATCATCGGCGCATACGACCCCAACGACAAGCTCGTGCAGACCAGTTCGGCACTGAGCCCCCTGCAGTACTTCCTGGACCAGGACCTTTGGGTGGACTACACCATCCGCTTCCAGAACACGGGCACCGCGGAGGCGATACACGTTTACCTGCTGGACACCATCGCGCCGGAGTTCGACCTCACCTCGTTGCAGATCCTCGGAACCTCGCATGCGTTCACGGCCTCGCTGCATCCCGGGCGCGTGCTGCGCTTCGACTTTCCGGACATCATGCTGCCCGACAGCACCAGCGACTTCGCCGGCAGCCAGGGCTTCGCCAGCTTCCGCCTGCGACCTGTGGGTGGCCTGCCACTGGGCACGATCCTCTCCAACGCCGCGGACATCTACTTCGACTTCAACGAACCCATCCGCACCAACGACGCCGACCTGGTGATCGACATCTCCACCGGCGTCGCGGAGCGGACCACCGCTTTCATCCAAGTCCATCCCAACCCCACCGATGACCTGCTACAACTGCTGGTGCCCGATGGCCACTGGACTATCGAAGTGCTCGGCGTGGATGGCCGTCTGGCCCGCAGGGTCCGCATGAGTGGCGATCGCATGGCGCTGGATGTATCCGGATTGTCGCCCGGCACCTATCTGCTGCGGTTGACCGAAGCGAAGGGAACAGGCGTGGTGGGACGCTTCGTGAAGCGGTAGACCAGCCACGTCCGTCATCGGCCACCGGGCTAACTTGGCCCGGCCCAGCAGCCGATGCCCAAGCAGTTCCTCGTCATCCAGACCGCCTTCCTTGGCGATGCCGTTTTGGTGACGGCCCTGCTGGAGAAGCTGCACGCCCGGTACCCTGATGCGATGATCGACCTGGTGGTACGCAAGGGGAACGAGGGGCTCTTCGGAGCGAGGGGTGCGAAGGAAGACCAAAGCGGCACGGAAGCACGGAGGGCACATGGGCCTGCCAATGCCGTGGCCCACACCCACCCCTTCCTGCGGCATCTGTTCGTGTGGGACA is a window from the Flavobacteriales bacterium genome containing:
- a CDS encoding T9SS type A sorting domain-containing protein codes for the protein MMRSLPLALALAMATPSSAFEIVVNIQHAVCGNTTGSMWAYAVGGAIPYTYLWSNGSSSSTQSNVPPGVYTLTVTDALGTQASVEVELVQTDALFPPFAPPQAWSCDADCNAGFYYYIPLPGNGFPYTVVFDPPGPTGGASPNGLYFNGLCPGETYMVTVSNASGCTGVVGPIEVLGEMAPELLASEVTGSCPGGATGSMTLTFDQADSIYVYGPNGSVWAPSVNPFSLGNLSPGAYTIDVFASPSVNNPPGSASTSCHSVFQVTIPVSNDPCGSISGTLYADLDTDCDQGGADPGMPWRVLTIQPGDHHVLSNGSGAFYTELFYGDYALNTTQAGYALVCPGLPAPFTLDAGSPAATVDIAQEPLFGPDARAFLAMGIHRPGFEVDYHVSATNEGPFNFPGASLDLFFDPLLSIVDNGGGSLVGAGQLRWVLGDLAPYSSASFTVTLAVPPNAALIGTQVTGTATLDLAAPDSDPDNDSYTVTATIIGAYDPNDKLVQTSSALSPLQYFLDQDLWVDYTIRFQNTGTAEAIHVYLLDTIAPEFDLTSLQILGTSHAFTASLHPGRVLRFDFPDIMLPDSTSDFAGSQGFASFRLRPVGGLPLGTILSNAADIYFDFNEPIRTNDADLVIDISTGVAERTTAFIQVHPNPTDDLLQLLVPDGHWTIEVLGVDGRLARRVRMSGDRMALDVSGLSPGTYLLRLTEAKGTGVVGRFVKR